The following proteins are co-located in the Haloplanus sp. HW8-1 genome:
- the carA gene encoding glutamine-hydrolyzing carbamoyl-phosphate synthase small subunit: MSDAYLALEDGRVVEARGRVPGRTRGELVFTTAYTGYEESLTDPSYEEQVLTFSYPLIGNYGVRDERFESDRVHPRAAIAREFTEDIAAWLDEEGVPAIDHLDTRELVTSIREEGAMKCGLAVGPDATPADAKAELADCKGMSEHTDIGAQVSVDEPVVYEGGDAATIALIDCGAKGSITESLLERDVTVHVLPYDATPADVEAVDPDVLFISNGPGDPENFEAAEALVDEFVGDLPVAGICLGQQVVANALGGSTEKMSFGHRGVNQPVRDLESGRVVMTTQNHGYTVGEPGESLDVTQVNVNDGTAEGLENEELGVLTRQYHPEANPGPHDSLDFFDDVLDLVSTDAPVVSSD; this comes from the coding sequence ATGTCGGACGCCTACCTTGCCTTAGAGGACGGTCGCGTGGTCGAAGCGCGCGGTCGCGTCCCGGGTCGGACGCGTGGCGAACTGGTCTTTACGACCGCGTACACCGGATACGAGGAGAGTCTGACCGACCCCTCCTACGAGGAGCAGGTCCTCACGTTCTCGTACCCGCTTATCGGCAACTATGGCGTCCGTGACGAGCGATTCGAATCCGACCGGGTCCACCCGCGTGCGGCCATCGCCCGCGAGTTCACCGAGGATATCGCCGCGTGGCTCGACGAGGAGGGCGTGCCCGCCATCGACCACCTCGATACCCGCGAACTCGTCACCTCGATCCGCGAGGAGGGGGCGATGAAGTGCGGGCTCGCGGTCGGTCCCGACGCGACGCCGGCGGACGCGAAGGCGGAACTCGCCGACTGTAAGGGCATGAGCGAGCATACGGATATCGGCGCGCAGGTCAGCGTCGACGAACCGGTCGTCTACGAGGGCGGCGACGCCGCGACCATCGCCCTGATCGACTGTGGCGCCAAGGGCTCGATCACCGAGTCCCTGCTCGAACGCGACGTGACGGTCCACGTCCTGCCCTACGACGCGACGCCCGCGGACGTCGAAGCCGTCGATCCGGACGTCCTCTTCATCTCGAACGGCCCGGGTGACCCCGAGAACTTCGAGGCCGCCGAGGCGCTCGTCGACGAGTTCGTCGGCGACCTACCCGTCGCGGGCATCTGTCTCGGCCAGCAGGTCGTCGCCAACGCGCTCGGCGGCAGCACCGAGAAGATGTCCTTCGGTCACCGCGGCGTCAACCAGCCCGTCCGCGACCTGGAGTCCGGCCGGGTCGTCATGACGACACAGAACCACGGCTACACCGTCGGGGAACCGGGAGAGAGCCTCGACGTGACGCAGGTGAACGTCAACGACGGCACCGCGGAGGGCCTCGAAAACGAGGAACTCGGTGTCCTCACACGGCAGTATCACCCCGAGGCCAATCCCGGCCCGCACGACTCGCTCGACTTCTTCGACGACGTGCTCGACCTCGTATCGACGGACGCCCCCGTCGTCTCCTCGGACTGA
- a CDS encoding rhodanese-like domain-containing protein encodes MTASRRTFLASTGVALGGVAGCLGGGRSGSDSNLDGYETTTTDGQSVPLAPLADVHEWYESDRARFADARSRAAYRKSHIEGAVWSPARHGQESDDPVADWDADTLIVTYCGCPHHLSSMRAAALIQAGYERVAALDEGFWAWKDENYPVAGGAPDRDPPLRVVEGRTDPDFAGEWAWIRHDPSGQREVAPIADDGSYALDVRFADVTPTDSVRVTTPAYELSAPLGSLAESVVGVDGRLA; translated from the coding sequence ATGACGGCCTCTCGACGAACTTTCCTCGCGAGTACCGGTGTCGCCCTCGGCGGCGTCGCCGGCTGCCTCGGCGGTGGTCGAAGCGGTAGCGACTCGAACCTCGATGGCTACGAGACGACGACGACCGACGGCCAGTCGGTGCCCTTGGCGCCCCTGGCGGATGTCCACGAGTGGTACGAATCGGATCGGGCTCGCTTCGCCGACGCCCGCTCGCGGGCCGCCTACCGGAAGTCCCACATCGAGGGTGCGGTCTGGAGTCCCGCCCGCCACGGCCAGGAGAGCGACGACCCGGTGGCCGACTGGGACGCCGACACCCTCATCGTCACGTACTGTGGCTGCCCGCATCACCTCTCCTCGATGCGCGCGGCGGCGCTCATCCAGGCGGGCTACGAGCGGGTGGCCGCCCTCGACGAGGGGTTCTGGGCGTGGAAAGACGAGAACTACCCCGTCGCCGGCGGGGCGCCCGACCGCGACCCCCCGCTTCGCGTCGTCGAGGGACGGACCGACCCCGACTTCGCCGGCGAGTGGGCCTGGATCCGCCACGACCCCTCGGGACAACGTGAGGTCGCCCCAATCGCCGACGACGGCTCCTACGCGCTCGACGTTCGGTTCGCCGACGTGACTCCGACCGACAGCGTCCGCGTCACCACTCCGGCCTACGAACTCTCCGCGCCTCTCGGCTCGCTCGCCGAGAGCGTCGTCGGCGTCGACGGTCGACTCGCCTGA
- the lwrS gene encoding LWR-salt protein, whose amino-acid sequence MSPGDASESPMDATYVFRVTFRLDPTGVTADPETFETVVTRPAVDPGTEGWLFFRDVCWRGEVSDEAYLRERVEDWLSVPVTAVSFSELRADEAYLDALRDAIADDPSFDDTPRAVLHAHLGSSIRVTD is encoded by the coding sequence ATGAGTCCCGGGGACGCGTCTGAGTCCCCGATGGACGCCACCTACGTCTTCCGCGTGACGTTTCGACTCGATCCGACGGGCGTGACGGCCGACCCCGAGACGTTCGAGACGGTCGTCACCAGACCCGCCGTCGACCCGGGGACCGAGGGGTGGCTGTTCTTCCGCGACGTCTGCTGGCGCGGCGAGGTGAGCGACGAGGCGTACCTCCGGGAGCGGGTCGAGGACTGGTTGTCGGTCCCCGTGACGGCCGTGAGCTTCAGCGAGTTGCGCGCCGACGAGGCGTATCTCGACGCACTCCGTGACGCCATCGCTGACGACCCGTCGTTCGACGACACGCCGCGGGCGGTGCTGCACGCCCATCTGGGGAGTTCGATCCGTGTGACCGACTGA
- a CDS encoding Lrp/AsnC family transcriptional regulator: MDELDRRILNILRRDSRTPYTEIADRVGTSEGTVRNRVEQLVDEGIIERFTVATRTGNVKAMIEVSVAVDVDTTDVSNRMAEWDEVDFVWQVSGEEDIVMVVDAADTRAVNELITQARELDEVQNTKTRLILDERLG; encoded by the coding sequence ATGGACGAACTGGACCGCCGGATTCTGAACATTCTGCGGCGGGATTCCCGGACCCCCTACACGGAGATCGCCGACCGCGTCGGTACCTCCGAGGGGACGGTCCGCAACCGCGTCGAGCAACTCGTCGACGAGGGGATCATCGAGCGGTTCACCGTGGCGACGCGGACGGGCAACGTAAAGGCGATGATCGAGGTGTCGGTCGCCGTCGATGTCGACACCACGGACGTCTCCAACCGGATGGCCGAGTGGGACGAGGTGGACTTCGTCTGGCAGGTCTCCGGTGAGGAGGACATCGTCATGGTCGTCGACGCCGCCGACACGCGTGCGGTCAACGAACTCATCACGCAGGCACGGGAGCTAGACGAGGTACAGAACACGAAGACGCGACTCATCCTCGACGAGCGGTTGGGCTGA
- a CDS encoding homoserine kinase — protein MVTVRAPATSANLGSGFDVFGAALDRPADIVRVEKADRTTIEVTGYGSEYIPEEPDANTVGAVAEALDAPAHIRIDKGVRPSSGLGSSGASAAAAAVALNELYDRGLSRTELVPIAGQGEATVSGEVHLDNVAPALLGGFTVATGENVTTVDADIPLVACLPEIAISTRDARDVVPAEATMEQLVYTIGRAATLTIGMCRDDPRLVGQGMHDRLVTPARADLISGYDEVREAALDAGATGVTVSGAGPGVLAACFPEDRRSIAAAMVEGFGEVGVDARAYQTEIGRGATLHPE, from the coding sequence ATGGTTACGGTCAGGGCTCCCGCGACGAGTGCGAACCTCGGCAGCGGGTTCGACGTGTTCGGTGCGGCCCTCGACCGGCCGGCGGACATCGTCCGCGTCGAGAAGGCCGACCGGACGACCATCGAGGTGACGGGCTACGGGAGCGAGTATATCCCCGAAGAGCCCGACGCCAACACCGTCGGTGCGGTCGCCGAGGCGCTCGACGCGCCGGCGCACATCCGCATCGACAAGGGCGTTCGCCCCTCCTCGGGACTCGGCTCTTCGGGTGCCAGCGCCGCCGCTGCGGCGGTCGCGCTCAACGAACTGTACGATCGCGGTCTCTCGCGGACGGAACTCGTCCCCATCGCGGGGCAGGGCGAGGCCACCGTCTCCGGCGAGGTCCACCTCGACAACGTGGCGCCCGCCCTCCTCGGCGGGTTCACCGTCGCCACGGGGGAGAACGTGACGACCGTCGACGCCGACATTCCACTGGTCGCCTGCCTCCCGGAGATCGCTATCTCGACGCGCGACGCCCGGGACGTCGTGCCGGCGGAGGCGACGATGGAACAACTCGTCTACACGATTGGCCGGGCCGCCACGCTGACGATCGGTATGTGTCGTGACGATCCCCGACTCGTCGGCCAGGGGATGCACGACCGACTCGTCACGCCCGCCCGTGCCGACCTCATTTCGGGCTACGACGAGGTTCGCGAGGCCGCCCTCGACGCCGGCGCCACGGGCGTAACCGTCAGCGGTGCCGGCCCGGGCGTCCTCGCGGCGTGTTTCCCCGAGGATCGCCGATCCATCGCGGCCGCGATGGTCGAGGGGTTCGGCGAGGTCGGCGTCGACGCGCGGGCCTACCAGACGGAGATCGGACGCGGCGCGACGCTCCACCCCGAGTGA
- a CDS encoding DUF1405 domain-containing protein has protein sequence MSSGSAWTRLRAAVVEGDGLPDADPLPRWLAPLPQAAENLGLSLAWAVVATNLVGTAFGFWYYRFQFAAEPPVAWPLVPDSPVATFFIALSLALWKLGRSNEVVNALAFFGCWKLGLWTPFVLVAFADGFLATTALPMYAFLLGSHLMMVAEAFVIHRYSDFPVGAVAVAVAWYGLNDLVDYFIPLVGTPHHTLIPGQRIVDGAITHVSPIHEIAAAGAVVLTLTATFLTLATRVRKLESR, from the coding sequence ATGAGTTCCGGATCGGCGTGGACACGCCTCCGTGCTGCCGTCGTCGAGGGCGACGGCCTCCCCGACGCCGATCCCCTCCCCCGGTGGCTCGCTCCCCTCCCCCAGGCCGCCGAGAATCTCGGCCTCTCGCTCGCGTGGGCGGTCGTCGCGACCAACCTCGTCGGTACCGCCTTCGGCTTCTGGTACTACCGCTTCCAGTTCGCGGCCGAACCCCCCGTCGCGTGGCCACTCGTCCCGGACAGTCCCGTCGCCACGTTCTTCATCGCTCTCTCGCTCGCCCTCTGGAAACTCGGCCGGTCGAACGAGGTGGTGAACGCCCTGGCCTTCTTCGGTTGCTGGAAGCTCGGCCTCTGGACGCCGTTCGTCCTCGTCGCCTTCGCTGACGGCTTCCTCGCGACCACCGCCCTCCCGATGTACGCCTTCCTCCTCGGGAGTCACCTCATGATGGTCGCCGAGGCGTTCGTGATCCACCGATACAGCGACTTCCCCGTCGGCGCCGTGGCCGTCGCCGTCGCGTGGTACGGCCTGAACGATCTGGTGGATTACTTCATCCCACTGGTGGGGACGCCCCACCACACGCTGATCCCCGGACAGCGGATCGTCGACGGCGCCATCACGCACGTCTCGCCGATCCACGAGATCGCGGCCGCCGGCGCCGTCGTTCTGACGCTCACGGCGACGTTCCTCACGCTCGCGACGCGGGTGCGGAAGCTCGAATCGCGGTAG
- the pdxS gene encoding pyridoxal 5'-phosphate synthase lyase subunit PdxS: MTDLEELRRGTELVKRGFARMQKGGVIMDVVNAEQARIAENCGAVAVMSLEAVPADIRKRGGVARMADPAALTEILEEVSIPVMGKARIGHTKEAEILQAKGADMIDESEVLTPADDDYHIDKREFTAPFVCGARNLGEALRRIDEGAAMIRTKGEAGTGDVNQAVTHQRAIKGAIRELDGMAYEERERWAREHGAPRDLVHETAEMGRLPVVNFAAGGIATPADAALMMHHGCDGIFVGSGIFGAENPESMGTAIVEAVNNWDDPDRLAEIATNVGKGMKGQSNSDMPEEEKLQGRGV, encoded by the coding sequence ATGACCGACCTCGAAGAACTGCGACGCGGAACGGAACTTGTGAAACGTGGGTTCGCGCGGATGCAGAAGGGCGGCGTCATCATGGACGTCGTCAACGCGGAACAGGCCCGTATCGCGGAGAACTGCGGCGCCGTCGCGGTGATGAGTCTGGAAGCCGTCCCCGCGGACATCCGCAAGCGTGGCGGCGTCGCCAGGATGGCGGATCCCGCGGCGCTCACCGAGATTCTGGAGGAGGTGTCCATCCCCGTGATGGGCAAGGCCCGGATCGGCCACACCAAGGAGGCGGAGATACTGCAGGCCAAAGGGGCCGACATGATCGACGAGAGCGAGGTGCTCACCCCCGCCGACGACGACTACCACATCGACAAGCGAGAGTTCACCGCGCCCTTCGTCTGTGGCGCCCGCAACCTGGGCGAGGCGCTCCGCCGAATCGACGAGGGGGCGGCGATGATCCGTACGAAAGGCGAGGCTGGGACGGGGGACGTGAACCAGGCGGTCACCCACCAGCGCGCGATCAAGGGCGCCATCCGGGAACTCGACGGGATGGCCTACGAGGAGCGCGAGCGGTGGGCGCGCGAACACGGCGCCCCCCGCGATCTGGTCCACGAGACGGCCGAGATGGGTCGCCTGCCCGTCGTCAACTTCGCCGCCGGCGGTATCGCGACGCCCGCCGACGCGGCGCTCATGATGCATCATGGCTGTGACGGTATCTTCGTCGGGTCGGGCATCTTCGGCGCCGAAAACCCCGAGTCGATGGGCACCGCCATCGTCGAGGCGGTCAACAACTGGGACGATCCCGACCGCCTGGCCGAGATTGCGACGAACGTCGGCAAGGGGATGAAAGGCCAGTCGAACAGCGATATGCCCGAAGAGGAGAAACTGCAGGGGCGCGGCGTCTAA
- a CDS encoding HAD family hydrolase — MVADAYDFWLFDLDGTLVDVEPSYAADVFDRVGDRLGRSFSDREIEILWHGLSGERTPQLREWGIDPDAFWAALHEAEDPAARAEATFLHDDAAFVADLDRPVGLVTHCQEYLVDPVLDGLDIRDWFDTVVSCTHEVGWKPDPAPVYLAMSDLGVDDAAAGALAGDGPNDVGAAWNAGLDGVHVERHDPYRRGRCVLGDYRVRSLDELRTPPRAAGD; from the coding sequence ATGGTCGCAGACGCCTACGACTTCTGGCTGTTCGACCTCGACGGCACGCTCGTCGACGTCGAGCCCTCCTACGCCGCGGACGTGTTCGACCGCGTCGGCGACCGACTGGGCCGGTCGTTCTCCGATCGCGAGATCGAGATCCTCTGGCACGGGCTCTCCGGAGAGCGGACGCCCCAGTTGCGCGAGTGGGGGATCGATCCCGACGCGTTCTGGGCGGCGCTCCACGAGGCCGAGGACCCCGCCGCCCGCGCCGAGGCCACCTTCCTCCACGACGACGCCGCGTTCGTCGCCGACCTGGACCGGCCGGTCGGCCTCGTCACCCACTGTCAGGAGTATCTGGTCGATCCGGTGCTCGACGGACTCGACATCCGAGACTGGTTCGACACGGTCGTCTCCTGTACGCACGAGGTCGGCTGGAAGCCCGACCCAGCCCCCGTCTACCTCGCGATGTCGGATCTCGGCGTCGACGACGCGGCGGCCGGCGCCCTCGCCGGTGACGGCCCGAACGACGTGGGGGCGGCGTGGAACGCCGGCCTCGACGGCGTCCACGTCGAACGCCACGATCCGTACCGCCGGGGGCGCTGTGTCCTCGGGGACTACCGCGTGCGGTCGCTCGACGAACTGCGGACGCCCCCCCGAGCGGCGGGAGACTGA
- a CDS encoding 4a-hydroxytetrahydrobiopterin dehydratase produces MPNRLDDDEIDRRLPEGWERDGDEIVRVYPFDDYLDGVTFATRVGEVADEEFHHPEITIRYDEVEVRLTSHEAGGITDADIRLADLFEAER; encoded by the coding sequence ATGCCGAATCGTCTCGACGACGACGAGATCGACCGACGGCTTCCGGAGGGTTGGGAGCGAGACGGCGACGAGATCGTCCGCGTCTACCCGTTCGACGACTACCTCGACGGGGTCACGTTCGCCACCCGCGTCGGGGAGGTGGCCGACGAGGAGTTTCACCACCCCGAGATCACGATCCGTTACGACGAGGTCGAGGTGCGACTGACCAGCCACGAGGCCGGGGGAATCACCGACGCCGACATCCGCCTCGCGGATCTGTTCGAGGCCGAACGGTGA
- a CDS encoding DUF5778 family protein produces the protein MSDVVDDDLYRRTKALLEPGDIDLAGAIVHTELTGQEDLEMHELTVDFNEVIAAHAGKGETYIYAGNDDPNFSSNQFQGLTVDDDAFVWECQQLLRNGTFDIVFYYEAEMDQDALVADIRDRGYEVTSVVTDESGDVTVES, from the coding sequence ATGAGCGACGTAGTCGACGACGACCTCTACCGGCGGACGAAGGCGCTGCTCGAACCCGGCGACATCGACCTCGCGGGCGCCATCGTCCACACGGAGCTCACGGGCCAGGAGGACCTGGAGATGCACGAACTCACGGTCGATTTCAACGAGGTCATCGCCGCTCACGCGGGCAAGGGCGAGACGTACATCTACGCCGGCAACGACGACCCGAACTTCTCCTCGAACCAGTTCCAGGGGCTCACCGTCGACGACGACGCGTTCGTCTGGGAGTGCCAGCAGCTCCTCCGGAACGGCACCTTCGACATCGTGTTCTACTACGAGGCCGAGATGGATCAGGACGCGCTGGTGGCCGACATCCGCGACCGGGGGTACGAGGTGACGAGCGTCGTCACGGACGAGAGTGGGGACGTGACCGTCGAGAGCTGA
- a CDS encoding PAS domain-containing sensor histidine kinase: MSGEQDRSADHDYDVSPSVTTGPLDPAWFERAVEAAGHAIFITDFGGRIVYVNPAFETVTGYTADAAVGETPDLLNSGHHDADYFRRLWETIVAGEVWQEEIVNRRADGERYIANQTIAPIGDDEDGTITHFVAIQTDITERKRHEMALERSQDLSARTEETADVGGWELDLDAGTLRWTAGTCRIHGVGPGYEPSIDEALAFYHPSDRDKIQRFVERALEWGLPYDVEARLVTADGTTRIVRTTGQPIGGEGATLLRGTIQDITDRKARGQQLMVLNRVLRHNLRNGLNVVIGNAERVLSTLEGVADGSVSAGAVEGARADLRSTVSSAEDLLDVSERARQFDSLYQQIRDVQPVEIRPLLEAVAADYRDAFPAASVSVEGPNSVVLVNRYALRVALEELVDNAIEHSTADPDVTLRVSEGSDGTISLGVADRGDGIPEMEREVIVEGEERPLKHGSGLGLWIVKWLITPIGGTLDIEDNDPNGTVVSIVFPASRWTPTVSNETTDGTSDATT, encoded by the coding sequence ATGTCCGGCGAGCAGGATCGGTCCGCCGATCACGACTACGATGTCTCTCCCTCCGTGACGACTGGACCGTTGGACCCCGCGTGGTTCGAACGCGCCGTCGAAGCGGCCGGACACGCCATCTTCATCACCGACTTCGGCGGGCGGATCGTCTACGTGAATCCGGCGTTCGAGACGGTGACCGGCTACACCGCCGACGCGGCCGTCGGCGAGACGCCGGATCTCCTCAACTCCGGCCACCACGACGCCGACTACTTTCGCCGGCTCTGGGAGACCATCGTCGCCGGCGAGGTCTGGCAGGAAGAGATCGTGAACCGGCGAGCGGACGGCGAGAGATACATTGCCAACCAGACCATCGCACCCATCGGCGACGACGAGGACGGGACGATCACGCATTTCGTCGCCATCCAGACGGACATCACCGAGCGCAAGCGCCACGAGATGGCCCTCGAGCGCAGCCAAGATCTGTCGGCGCGGACCGAAGAGACGGCCGATGTCGGCGGGTGGGAACTCGACCTCGACGCGGGGACGCTCCGGTGGACCGCGGGCACCTGCCGGATCCACGGCGTCGGCCCCGGATACGAGCCGTCGATCGACGAGGCCCTGGCGTTCTATCACCCTTCCGATCGCGACAAAATCCAGCGGTTCGTCGAACGGGCCCTCGAATGGGGCCTTCCGTACGACGTGGAGGCCCGACTCGTCACGGCCGACGGTACTACCCGTATCGTGCGAACGACGGGCCAACCGATCGGGGGAGAGGGTGCGACCCTCCTCCGAGGAACGATTCAGGACATCACCGACCGGAAAGCGCGCGGCCAGCAGTTGATGGTACTCAATCGCGTGCTCCGTCACAACCTGCGTAACGGGCTCAACGTGGTGATCGGCAACGCCGAACGGGTGCTGTCGACGCTCGAGGGGGTGGCGGACGGCTCGGTGTCCGCCGGGGCGGTCGAGGGGGCACGCGCGGATCTCCGGTCCACCGTCTCTTCGGCCGAGGACCTCCTCGACGTCTCGGAGCGAGCGCGCCAGTTCGACAGCCTCTACCAGCAGATCCGTGACGTTCAGCCCGTCGAGATCCGGCCGCTACTGGAGGCGGTCGCCGCGGACTACCGCGACGCGTTCCCGGCGGCCAGCGTCAGCGTCGAGGGACCGAACTCGGTCGTCCTCGTCAATCGATACGCGCTCCGGGTCGCGCTGGAGGAACTCGTCGACAACGCTATCGAACATTCGACGGCCGACCCGGACGTGACACTCCGCGTCTCGGAGGGGTCGGACGGCACGATCAGTCTCGGCGTCGCCGACAGGGGTGACGGCATCCCCGAGATGGAGCGAGAGGTGATCGTCGAAGGGGAGGAACGGCCGCTCAAACACGGGAGCGGACTCGGCCTGTGGATCGTGAAGTGGCTCATCACCCCCATCGGCGGAACGCTCGATATCGAGGATAACGATCCGAACGGTACAGTGGTCTCTATCGTCTTCCCGGCCTCACGGTGGACGCCGACCGTGTCCAACGAGACGACGGATGGGACGTCCGACGCGACGACGTAG
- the hemA gene encoding glutamyl-tRNA reductase — protein MTTGVISGVTVSHQRATVDEIESAAADDESTVVRDLLASDGVDEAFALQTCNRAEAYVVTEDAAAGRAAIADFAPQVRDGAVRELDHEASLRHLMRVAAGLESLVLGEDQIIGQLRTAFQTARGAGGIGSVLEPAITKALHVGERARTETTINEGVVSLGSAAVELADRERDLEEATALVVGAGEMGRLAAQAFDDTAVSELVIANRTVSHAEHLADEVETPADGIGLDRTPTAVERADVLVTATGSPSYVLDRSTLADAGETLVIDLAQPRDVDPSVADLDGVDAFDIDSLEAITDETRERRREAAETVERMIDEEFERLIDSFKRRQADEAISAMYEGAEMVKERELNTALSRLESQGELTDEQRETIASLADSLVGQLLAAPTKSLRDAAAEDDWTTIQTALGLFDPDFGGERPAPASAETPREGRESEDADIPQHVVDRLREE, from the coding sequence GTGACGACGGGCGTGATCAGCGGGGTGACGGTGTCACACCAGCGCGCGACCGTCGACGAAATCGAGTCCGCCGCCGCGGACGACGAATCGACCGTCGTCCGCGACCTCCTGGCGAGCGACGGCGTCGACGAGGCGTTCGCGCTCCAGACGTGCAACCGCGCCGAGGCGTACGTCGTGACCGAGGACGCGGCGGCCGGACGGGCGGCAATCGCGGATTTCGCACCCCAGGTCCGCGACGGCGCGGTCCGCGAACTGGACCACGAGGCGAGCCTCCGGCACCTGATGCGGGTCGCCGCAGGGCTGGAGTCGCTCGTCCTCGGCGAGGACCAGATCATCGGCCAACTCCGCACGGCGTTCCAGACGGCGCGCGGCGCCGGCGGTATCGGCTCGGTGCTCGAACCGGCGATCACGAAGGCCCTGCACGTCGGCGAGCGGGCGCGGACCGAGACGACGATCAACGAGGGCGTCGTCTCCCTGGGGAGCGCGGCGGTCGAACTCGCCGACCGCGAGCGCGACCTGGAGGAGGCAACCGCCCTCGTCGTCGGAGCCGGCGAAATGGGGCGGCTCGCGGCACAGGCGTTCGACGACACGGCCGTCTCGGAACTCGTGATCGCCAACCGAACCGTTTCCCACGCCGAACACCTCGCCGACGAGGTGGAGACGCCGGCCGACGGGATCGGCCTCGACCGGACACCGACGGCGGTCGAGCGGGCTGACGTCCTCGTGACGGCGACCGGTAGTCCGTCGTACGTCCTCGACCGCTCGACGCTGGCCGACGCCGGAGAGACGCTCGTCATCGACCTCGCTCAGCCCCGGGACGTGGATCCGTCCGTGGCCGACCTCGACGGTGTCGACGCCTTCGACATCGATTCACTGGAAGCGATCACCGACGAGACCCGGGAGCGACGCCGGGAGGCCGCCGAGACGGTCGAGCGCATGATCGACGAGGAGTTCGAACGACTGATCGACTCGTTCAAGCGACGCCAGGCCGACGAAGCCATCAGTGCGATGTACGAGGGCGCCGAGATGGTCAAGGAGCGCGAACTCAACACCGCGCTGTCGCGGCTGGAGTCCCAGGGCGAGTTGACGGACGAACAGCGCGAGACGATCGCCTCCCTGGCCGACTCGCTCGTCGGACAGTTGCTCGCGGCCCCGACCAAGAGTCTGCGCGACGCCGCCGCGGAGGACGACTGGACGACGATCCAGACCGCACTCGGCCTGTTCGACCCCGACTTCGGCGGCGAGCGGCCGGCGCCGGCGAGTGCCGAGACGCCGCGCGAAGGGAGAGAGAGCGAGGACGCCGACATCCCCCAGCACGTCGTCGACCGTCTGCGCGAGGAGTAG
- a CDS encoding DUF6293 family protein, whose translation MQTHIVPVGFDYDRLIAPLIRDQFDVDRVILLEGAVGSEANVEYSRNISAKLEQDFRNLLGAETSRVVIEDVYDYDAAFEHAFDLINEQLDEGAPDGEVWVNVSSMPRPVSFAFATAAHSITLERQADRDRIHTYYTAPEKYLETELAEELRANRDLLQQLIEEGSPDGERIRERLDGTTELLNEFDERGTTIGAKRIGDNHIVELPVASFSNVKPFEEVILFELGDHGEFESVSELAEALAAELGEEYTDSFRSKVIYNVDRLGPGGKGYIEQEEHGKSYRTRLSRIGELWVRAHADRDEG comes from the coding sequence ATGCAGACCCACATCGTCCCGGTCGGCTTCGACTACGACCGACTGATCGCGCCGCTCATCCGCGACCAGTTCGACGTGGATCGGGTCATCTTACTCGAGGGGGCGGTCGGGAGCGAGGCCAACGTTGAGTACTCGCGGAACATCTCGGCCAAACTGGAGCAGGATTTCCGGAACCTGCTCGGCGCCGAAACCAGTCGCGTCGTCATCGAGGACGTCTACGACTACGACGCCGCCTTCGAACACGCCTTCGACCTCATCAACGAGCAACTCGACGAGGGCGCGCCGGACGGCGAGGTGTGGGTCAACGTGAGTTCGATGCCCCGGCCGGTGAGTTTCGCCTTCGCCACCGCCGCCCACTCTATTACGCTCGAACGCCAGGCCGACCGGGACCGCATCCACACCTACTACACCGCCCCCGAGAAGTACCTGGAGACGGAATTGGCGGAGGAACTGCGCGCGAACCGTGATCTCCTGCAGCAACTCATCGAGGAGGGATCACCCGACGGCGAGCGGATTCGGGAGCGCCTCGACGGGACGACCGAACTGCTCAACGAGTTCGACGAGCGTGGCACCACCATCGGGGCCAAGCGGATCGGCGACAACCACATCGTCGAACTGCCGGTGGCTTCCTTCTCGAACGTCAAGCCCTTCGAGGAAGTGATCCTCTTCGAACTCGGCGACCACGGCGAGTTCGAATCCGTCTCCGAACTCGCGGAGGCGCTCGCGGCCGAACTCGGCGAGGAGTACACCGATAGCTTCCGGTCGAAGGTCATCTACAACGTCGACCGTCTCGGCCCCGGCGGGAAGGGGTACATCGAACAGGAGGAACACGGGAAGTCCTACCGGACGCGCCTCTCGCGGATCGGCGAACTCTGGGTGCGCGCCCACGCCGACCGGGACGAGGGTTAG